In Bacteroidota bacterium, a genomic segment contains:
- the gldL gene encoding gliding motility protein GldL, whose translation MAKLYGIGAAIVIVGALFKIQHWPFANEMLIVGLGTEAIIFLFSAFEPPHEEIDWSLVYPELAGMHEPGAQRKKVAQKAGDPVAQQLDKMLSDAKIGPELIQSLGSGLKSLGDNAGKMADISNATVATNEYSNHIKSASKSVADMTNAYGKATETMNSFNSSSADLKTYNEQMGKASKNLGALNAVYELQLQDSNKHLKETSKFYEGINTLMSTLNASVTDTQKYKEEVAKLSTNLTKLNTVYGNMLSAMSVK comes from the coding sequence ATGGCAAAGCTCTACGGAATTGGAGCTGCAATCGTAATCGTAGGAGCGTTATTCAAAATTCAGCACTGGCCCTTTGCCAATGAAATGCTTATTGTAGGTTTAGGTACAGAAGCAATTATATTTTTATTTTCTGCGTTTGAACCACCCCATGAAGAAATTGATTGGTCTTTAGTTTATCCTGAGTTAGCAGGTATGCACGAGCCTGGAGCGCAGCGTAAAAAGGTAGCACAAAAGGCAGGAGATCCTGTAGCACAGCAATTGGATAAAATGTTATCAGATGCAAAAATTGGCCCTGAATTAATACAAAGTCTTGGCTCTGGTTTGAAATCATTAGGCGACAATGCCGGTAAAATGGCGGATATAAGCAATGCAACCGTAGCTACAAACGAATATAGCAATCATATTAAATCTGCTTCTAAATCAGTTGCTGATATGACCAATGCTTATGGTAAAGCAACAGAAACTATGAATAGCTTTAACTCGTCATCAGCTGATTTGAAAACTTACAATGAGCAAATGGGCAAGGCATCCAAAAATCTTGGAGCTTTAAATGCAGTTTATGAATTGCAATTGCAAGATTCAAATAAGCACTTAAAAGAGACTTCTAAATTTTATGAAGGTATCAATACATTGATGTCAACTTTGAATGCATCAGTTACTGATACACAGAAATATAAAGAGGAAGTTGCAAAACTTTCGACCAACCTGACCAAGTTGAATACCGTATATGGAAATATGCTTTCAGCTATGAGCGTTAAATAA
- the gldM gene encoding gliding motility protein GldM, translating to MAGGKLTPRQKMINMMYLVLTALLALNISKEIINAFVTVNSSLEASNKNTDIKNNMSMMAFQKSMQNDPVKTKPHMDRATNAVKLSDDFIKYMDGLKDKLIRTTEGLADPSKAAIKTPTMEDIGRKDDYDGPTNMMCGDDDAKGQKGEAIKLKQAIAKFKVDMTNNLDPKDQAEFKKRFDEMFNLNDPDPKSKLATEEKKRTWEMANFYHSPVVASVALLTKLQSDVKNAESEVITKLLNNINASDLKFTDVVAKVVAPTSYVLTGQQYKADIFLAAYNSTSDPEVYIGGSKLPVEGGMAKLTQTASGEGLKKYAGVIKVKQPDNTFKDYEFSGEYITAKPAAVISPTKMNVIYIGIDNPVSISVPGVPNDKVSVNATGGGLSLKKVGGEQWIATAKTQAQDAAITCIGEFDGKKITMGSQVFRVKNVPDPVAKVANLKGGPIQKTTLLAQAGIIPVMENFEFELYFKINKFTFSMYGKGRDPIDLSASSNQITQQMKDAMAKAKAGDKIYFENIYATGPDGSSRKLAPVNFTIQ from the coding sequence ATGGCAGGTGGTAAACTGACTCCACGTCAGAAAATGATTAACATGATGTACCTGGTATTAACCGCCTTGTTGGCGCTTAATATTTCAAAGGAAATCATTAACGCATTTGTTACTGTTAATAGTAGCTTAGAAGCAAGTAACAAAAATACGGATATAAAGAACAACATGTCAATGATGGCTTTTCAGAAATCGATGCAAAACGATCCTGTAAAGACTAAACCGCATATGGACCGCGCTACCAATGCTGTTAAATTAAGTGATGACTTTATTAAGTATATGGATGGGTTAAAGGATAAGCTTATTAGAACCACTGAAGGATTAGCAGATCCATCTAAGGCGGCTATAAAGACTCCAACCATGGAGGACATAGGACGCAAAGATGATTATGACGGACCAACCAATATGATGTGTGGTGATGATGATGCTAAGGGACAAAAGGGGGAAGCGATAAAATTGAAACAGGCAATTGCTAAATTTAAGGTGGATATGACCAATAATCTTGACCCTAAAGATCAGGCAGAGTTTAAAAAGCGTTTTGATGAAATGTTTAATTTAAATGACCCAGATCCCAAGTCAAAACTTGCAACAGAGGAAAAGAAGCGCACCTGGGAGATGGCTAATTTTTACCATAGTCCGGTTGTGGCAAGCGTTGCACTCTTGACAAAACTGCAATCAGATGTTAAAAATGCGGAGTCTGAAGTAATAACTAAATTACTAAATAACATTAACGCGAGCGACTTAAAGTTTACAGATGTTGTGGCTAAAGTTGTGGCTCCAACAAGTTATGTATTAACCGGTCAGCAGTATAAAGCAGATATATTCTTAGCAGCGTATAATTCGACTTCTGACCCTGAAGTGTACATAGGAGGATCTAAACTACCAGTTGAAGGTGGGATGGCAAAGCTTACGCAAACTGCGTCTGGCGAAGGCTTGAAAAAGTATGCTGGTGTGATAAAAGTAAAGCAACCTGATAATACATTTAAGGATTATGAATTTAGTGGAGAATATATCACGGCTAAACCAGCTGCTGTAATTTCACCAACCAAAATGAATGTAATATACATTGGAATAGATAATCCGGTATCAATTTCTGTTCCCGGAGTACCCAATGATAAAGTATCGGTTAATGCTACAGGTGGTGGCTTGTCATTGAAGAAAGTAGGAGGTGAGCAATGGATAGCAACAGCTAAGACACAAGCGCAAGATGCAGCAATCACTTGTATTGGCGAATTTGATGGTAAAAAAATCACCATGGGTTCTCAGGTATTCCGTGTAAAAAATGTTCCTGATCCGGTTGCTAAAGTTGCCAACCTGAAAGGTGGTCCTATACAAAAAACTACCCTTCTTGCTCAGGCGGGTATTATTCCTGTAATGGAGAATTTTGAGTTTGAATTATACTTTAAGATAAATAAATTTACTTTTAGTATGTATGGAAAAGGACGTGACCCAATCGATTTGAGTGCTTCTTCTAATCAGATTACTCAACAAATGAAGGATGCAATGGCCAAAGCTAAAGCTGGAGATAAGATATATTTTGAAAATATATACGCTACTGGCCCTGATGGAAGTTCACGTAAGTTAGCTCCTGTAAATTTTACCATTCAATAA
- the gldN gene encoding gliding motility protein GldN, translating into MKNSIKVLLALLLGAASLGNAQNVLDGAYLRENAPTLKVVPLAYIREADVMWSKKVLRFIDCTEKINLPLRYPLEDVTNERKSLMQVFLTNVNEGALDAYDAIDDEFTKRMTLDEVKEKCGSKKDTQRVTSPDPPYMEYDTVVERKFSTDKVVGYRIKEEWFFDKQRSVVDVRIIGIAPMVYAEDESGNKIEGGIKKPLFWVYFPAARNLLVNFETFNRGNDAERRTFDDIFMKRMFNSVIIKESNVFDRRIADYAEGINALLESERIKAEIVNLEHDLWEY; encoded by the coding sequence ATGAAAAACAGCATTAAGGTACTTTTGGCATTGTTGCTTGGCGCTGCAAGTTTGGGCAATGCACAAAATGTATTGGACGGAGCATATCTCCGCGAAAACGCGCCTACCCTTAAAGTTGTTCCTCTTGCTTACATCCGTGAAGCTGATGTAATGTGGTCTAAAAAAGTTTTACGTTTCATTGATTGTACCGAAAAGATTAATCTTCCGTTACGTTATCCGCTTGAAGATGTTACAAATGAGCGTAAAAGTTTGATGCAAGTATTTTTAACTAATGTAAACGAAGGAGCCTTGGATGCCTACGATGCAATTGATGATGAGTTTACAAAAAGGATGACATTGGATGAAGTTAAAGAAAAATGTGGCAGCAAAAAGGATACACAACGAGTTACTTCTCCCGATCCTCCTTATATGGAGTACGACACTGTAGTTGAACGAAAATTTTCAACTGACAAAGTTGTTGGATATCGCATAAAGGAAGAGTGGTTTTTTGATAAGCAAAGATCTGTGGTTGATGTTCGTATTATTGGCATAGCTCCAATGGTTTATGCGGAGGACGAATCTGGAAACAAAATTGAAGGTGGAATTAAGAAACCTTTGTTTTGGGTATATTTTCCAGCTGCAAGAAACTTGCTTGTCAATTTTGAAACATTCAACCGAGGAAATGATGCCGAGCGTAGAACATTTGACGATATCTTTATGAAACGCATGTTCAATAGTGTGATTATTAAAGAATCAAATGTTTTTGACAGGCGTATTGCAGATTATGCCGAAGGTATAAATGCCCTGCTTGAGTCAGAGCGCATCAAAGCCGAAATCGTAAATCTGGAACATGACTTGTGGGAGTATTAA
- the panB gene encoding 3-methyl-2-oxobutanoate hydroxymethyltransferase, protein MSIHQSEMKRVTTHRLQEMKVKGEKIAMLTAYDFSMAGIIDKAGIDIILVGDSASNVMAGHETTLPITLDQMIYHASSVVRAVSRALVVVDLPFGSYQGNSKEALNSAIRIMKESGAHAVKLEGGRQIKESIERILSAGVPVMGHLGLTPQSIYKFGTYVVRAKEEAEAQQLIEDAQLLENTGCFSVVLEKIPATLAQQVASNLKIPIIGIGAGNGVDGQVLVLHDMVGINNEFHPRFLRKYANVHDVMLNATEAYINDVKSGDFPNDTEKY, encoded by the coding sequence ATGAGTATACATCAATCTGAAATGAAGCGCGTTACTACTCACCGGCTGCAAGAAATGAAAGTTAAAGGTGAGAAGATTGCAATGCTAACTGCATACGACTTTAGTATGGCGGGTATTATTGACAAAGCCGGCATTGATATTATTTTGGTAGGTGATTCGGCAAGTAATGTTATGGCGGGGCATGAAACAACCCTGCCTATTACGCTCGACCAAATGATTTATCATGCATCAAGTGTAGTGCGTGCAGTATCGCGTGCTTTAGTGGTAGTTGATTTGCCTTTTGGTTCCTACCAGGGAAACAGCAAAGAGGCTTTAAATTCAGCTATTAGAATAATGAAAGAATCTGGTGCCCATGCCGTAAAACTCGAGGGGGGCAGGCAAATAAAGGAATCTATTGAAAGAATATTAAGTGCTGGAGTTCCTGTAATGGGACACCTTGGCTTGACGCCACAGTCTATTTATAAATTCGGAACTTATGTAGTTCGTGCAAAAGAAGAAGCCGAAGCACAACAGTTGATAGAAGACGCCCAATTATTAGAAAACACGGGTTGTTTTAGTGTAGTGCTCGAAAAGATTCCCGCAACGTTGGCGCAACAAGTTGCAAGCAATTTGAAAATTCCAATTATTGGAATTGGTGCAGGAAACGGAGTTGACGGGCAGGTATTAGTATTACATGATATGGTTGGAATAAATAATGAGTTTCATCCGCGATTCCTGCGCAAATATGCCAATGTACACGATGTTATGTTGAATGCAACCGAAGCTTATATCAACGATGTGAAGAGTGGCGATTTTCCCAACGATACTGAAAAGTATTAA
- a CDS encoding RNA pseudouridine synthase, with translation MYPLIDTDIIYEDNHIVGINKHPGHIVQGDRTGDMPLSELLKIYLRKKYNKPGNVFAGVIHRLDRPVSGVVLFAKTSKALARMHMLFKEKTIQKTYWAIVKNKPVKDSGTIKNYLLKNERLNKSFVVPADTVGASLSELHYKIIASSDNYYLIEVNPITGRHHQIRVQLSNLGCPIKGDQKYGGFRSEPDGSIFLHARKIQFLHPVKNEPVEVIANPPKNSLWDFFMSNLQNK, from the coding sequence ATGTATCCGCTTATAGATACAGACATAATTTACGAAGACAACCACATTGTTGGAATAAATAAACACCCGGGTCATATAGTGCAAGGCGACCGAACAGGTGATATGCCTTTGTCTGAACTTCTGAAAATTTATTTACGCAAAAAGTACAATAAACCGGGTAATGTATTTGCCGGAGTTATACATCGGCTTGACAGGCCTGTAAGTGGTGTGGTTTTGTTTGCAAAAACAAGTAAGGCTCTTGCGCGCATGCATATGCTGTTTAAGGAGAAAACAATTCAAAAAACATATTGGGCCATTGTAAAAAACAAGCCTGTAAAAGATTCGGGAACGATAAAGAATTACTTGTTGAAAAATGAAAGGCTTAATAAAAGTTTTGTTGTGCCCGCAGATACGGTTGGCGCTTCATTAAGCGAATTGCATTACAAAATTATAGCGAGTTCGGATAATTATTATTTAATCGAAGTTAATCCTATTACCGGTCGGCATCATCAAATTCGTGTTCAACTCTCTAATCTGGGGTGTCCTATTAAGGGAGATCAAAAATATGGAGGATTTAGAAGCGAGCCTGATGGGAGCATTTTTTTGCATGCTCGAAAAATTCAATTTTTGCATCCTGTTAAAAACGAACCGGTTGAGGTAATTGCTAATCCTCCTAAAAATAGTTTATGGGATTTCTTTATGTCAAACCTTCAAAACAAATGA
- a CDS encoding azurin → MNGSSYELKEINPENPSIELSLAAKGNSMDSIRFDKSELRVREHTTIRLTLINESNDSSMKHNFVLVEEGSGPEVASEGVSAGMAYDFVPKSNKVLIKTSLLGPGEVCSITFTAPQKGNYDYICSFPGHAEKMAGRFIVE, encoded by the coding sequence ATGAACGGCAGTTCCTATGAGCTTAAAGAGATAAATCCTGAAAACCCATCAATAGAATTGTCACTAGCTGCCAAAGGCAATTCCATGGACAGTATTCGTTTTGATAAATCTGAATTGCGGGTTCGTGAGCATACAACCATTAGGTTAACGCTGATCAATGAATCTAATGATAGTAGCATGAAGCATAATTTTGTTTTGGTAGAAGAGGGTAGTGGACCTGAAGTTGCTTCTGAAGGAGTTTCAGCAGGAATGGCATATGACTTTGTTCCAAAAAGCAATAAAGTGCTGATAAAGACTTCACTGTTGGGACCTGGCGAAGTTTGTTCTATAACTTTTACCGCCCCCCAAAAAGGCAACTATGACTATATATGTTCCTTTCCGGGACATGCTGAAAAGATGGCAGGAAGGTTTATAGTAGAGTAA
- a CDS encoding T9SS type A sorting domain-containing protein produces MTDDLVIIDTIKTISLPETFTFISALNVPTPKNKIRIEHNWVAADPFKKSNPGIRISNYRYWNVVGKLQNDFHGTLRFNYDGRTVNGAGYLDNTLISATEDSLVLLYRKSVADDWQVIPHTINFNGSHIDKAGTITTDSIRLGEYALGYYDYTVSIAIPIKKPDYKLTVSPNPGKGEVSVSFAIESARSAEIIICDSNGRQVFATKIFPHQEMIKWDAGNCSIGKYLITLVINGQTAQTEKFILTR; encoded by the coding sequence ATGACCGATGATTTAGTTATTATTGATACAATTAAAACGATTAGTCTGCCCGAAACATTTACTTTCATTTCTGCTCTAAATGTTCCTACTCCAAAGAATAAAATTCGTATCGAACATAATTGGGTAGCTGCCGATCCATTCAAAAAATCTAATCCCGGAATTCGAATTTCTAATTACCGGTATTGGAATGTAGTAGGTAAATTGCAAAATGATTTTCATGGAACTTTAAGATTCAACTATGATGGACGCACCGTGAATGGAGCAGGATATCTTGATAATACACTAATCTCAGCAACCGAAGATAGCCTTGTGCTGCTGTATCGCAAAAGTGTGGCTGACGATTGGCAAGTGATTCCTCATACAATAAATTTTAATGGCAGCCATATAGATAAAGCTGGCACAATTACAACCGATAGTATCCGACTAGGAGAGTACGCACTTGGATATTATGATTATACGGTCTCTATTGCAATACCAATAAAGAAACCAGATTACAAGTTAACGGTTTCCCCAAACCCGGGTAAGGGTGAGGTTTCGGTTTCGTTTGCAATTGAAAGCGCACGATCAGCTGAAATTATTATTTGCGATAGCAATGGAAGACAAGTATTTGCTACAAAAATTTTCCCACACCAGGAAATGATCAAGTGGGATGCTGGAAATTGCAGTATTGGAAAGTACTTAATTACTTTAGTTATTAATGGCCAAACTGCTCAAACAGAAAAGTTTATATTGACCAGATAA